atactgtagttataatatttttaatatttttatatatttattaaaaaattataaaattttagattaatttatataaaaagctttttttttttagaaatttacataaaaatattttagtatgtattttatataaaagttacatataataaatttttatataaatttgatttaaattttataattttttaaataaacatataaagatattaaaaaatcaatctaACTAATATAATCCATCTAGAATTCactcctatatatatatatatatatatataaaagaaaagttcaatattataattaaaaaatataaatttattactatttatttcaatCTGTAAAATCATCTAGTTTCTATAGAACCTACAActaacataaatttaaaagagaaataaatagagcaaaaggatttttcaagatataaaaaataaaacctagtaattactaaaaaaaaaaaaggttatttagaataaattgttttatttttaattatctttaataagaaaaaaatccaAATGAACTGTCAACTAGCTATTAGCTACTCTATGCACTATTATGTCTTTGATTTGAAATTAGTTTCCAACAACAAAATCAAACATCCGTTTGTCAAGAAATCTAAGgtacaaataattttattaagaataaatctccaaataaaataaattaattgtcaCTTAATGCTTACATATAATTGTTTACTTGCAAGTGGGATATGTATTACACATACAATTTGGTGAATTGTATGAGAGTTTAAAGGGGAAGGGATATTGCTTTCTTGAAGTTTAATCAATAGAAAAGTTTTtacaaaaccaaaagaaaatcacAAATTCCATTGccaattaatgaaaaatataataatctcATTGATCGATAAAGCAAACACTGTAATACAATCACAGTACAATGCAAATTCTTGAGTTGCTTTATCTAATTAAAGCACACCTAAAATTTGCTTGATTCTTGAGTAATTAAGTATGGATCCTCTAATGTATAGGACacataattgatatataaaatatttattaattagttccTCTAATTCTCTATCGAATCAGGGAAGAGAGAGCAAACTGCATAAGAGGTTATCAATTATCAGGGATAAACCTCAATGAGAGCCCTGGGACCTAACACaggatatattttataattggtGAATCCAGCATCAAAGAAAAGCTTTGTCCATTCTTTCTCATTTCTCTCCTTTCCCATAACAGCAACCATCATTTTCATGTCAAATAACAGCTGCGCTTCTGTCAAACTATCATCCCAAGTCTGATATCCCATCACAATGTCAATGATCATTACCTTCCCTTCTTTGCCCTTTCTTGAAATTGCCTCTTTGCAGTTTTTTAGTATCTTTATGCATTCTTCATCAGGCCAGTCATGTAATATCCACTGTTTGTCATTAGGCATcacaattatatatttgttaaatgaCAATTGTATTGGAGaatgaaaaatcaaaactttgataatttatttcaacTATTAATGCAGTCTAGATGCACGGATTCATAGCTAAATTAGCCGttcaatttaaaaacttaaatcttaaattctttttctcaaaaattGCCACTCTTAATACCTTAAGTAAGATTGCATCCGCAGGAGGAACTGCTTGGAACATGTCACCACCAAGAAAACTCAAGTTGTTGATACCTTGCAACTTATCAACTACGTGTGGAAGATCCAAAACAGTGCATTTCAAATTTGGAAAAGTTTGAGCAATAGCCTTAGCCATATTTCCAGTGCCACCTCCAACATCCACCAAAGAATTCAGCCCTTCAAATACCTCCTTACACTTTATAATCACTGCCCTACCAATGACTGAGCTATCGCTCGCCATGCAATCATTAACCAAATGGTTAATCCTAGCCTCATTCCCTGCACAACCCCATAATGTGTCTTTAAAGGCAGTGACAAAAGGTGTAAGATCATCATTTCGAAGAAAAGATGTTAAGGAATTATATGGTTCTGTTATGATTGGATCGAGAACTAGAGATATAAAGGGTCTAGTATCAAAAGAACTGTTCTGGAGCAGAAGACGAGAAGCTGGGGTAAGTATATAGCCTTCTTGGCTATAATTATCAGAAGCATTCTGCAAATTAAAGAAACCCGAACGCACAAGAACTCGCAT
The sequence above is drawn from the Ricinus communis isolate WT05 ecotype wild-type chromosome 7, ASM1957865v1, whole genome shotgun sequence genome and encodes:
- the LOC8269103 gene encoding trans-resveratrol di-O-methyltransferase, which codes for MSSSAHSYSKIKNNQMELVNEENIDELIKAQTHIWNETFHFIKSMSLKCAVQLGIPDIINSHGQPMTLSELVLALQVRPTKTHHLYRLMRVLVRSGFFNLQNASDNYSQEGYILTPASRLLLQNSSFDTRPFISLVLDPIITEPYNSLTSFLRNDDLTPFVTAFKDTLWGCAGNEARINHLVNDCMASDSSVIGRAVIIKCKEVFEGLNSLVDVGGGTGNMAKAIAQTFPNLKCTVLDLPHVVDKLQGINNLSFLGGDMFQAVPPADAILLKWILHDWPDEECIKILKNCKEAISRKGKEGKVMIIDIVMGYQTWDDSLTEAQLLFDMKMMVAVMGKERNEKEWTKLFFDAGFTNYKIYPVLGPRALIEVYP